The proteins below come from a single Mucilaginibacter mali genomic window:
- a CDS encoding RagB/SusD family nutrient uptake outer membrane protein, translating to MKNYKIYSLIIFLSLACTSCKKYLDRTPGIALDEDKVFSDPVQAARFADNAYNYLINDYVRFNDHRGCTSQASDEAVSGNSEYTVTTLNRGLYFDHSTAAYLNDIGDVWANMYAGIAVTNKMLDKIGGVPAATIFPAQRVEGEMHFLRAFFYFELVKRFGGVPLLVKPYGVNDDVNLPRASYDACITQIVADADKAFTLLGNDADYTASNYGRATKGAALALKARTLLYAASPLNNTTNDKTKWKAAADAAKAVMDLNQYALQDTYADMLNFTPTPDLAKKEYIMYKVRGPRAIDGMFADFSMSPSSGGAQGQMDPTQNHVDMYQMQATGKDITDPTSGYDPQNPYAGRDPRFYANILYNGQTWQGKTMDTWIQTDGTGKVTAKGKDIDPSAITYTATSYYCKKYWPETYNRVGGGTTLLNYIYFRYAEVLLNYAEAQNEYLDAPDASVYAAINAIRQRPAVNMPVLPAGLSKDQMRVAIRHERAIELAFEDHRWYDIMRWHNGPATINVPIYGMKVIKNTNGSFTYTPTLLGATFQKTYTEQQHRYPIPRSEIYKSKGVLVQNPGWN from the coding sequence ATGAAAAATTACAAGATATATTCACTGATCATTTTCCTGTCGCTGGCCTGCACATCGTGCAAAAAATACCTCGACAGGACACCCGGCATAGCGCTTGACGAGGACAAGGTTTTCTCCGATCCGGTTCAGGCGGCACGCTTTGCCGACAATGCCTATAACTACCTGATCAACGATTACGTTCGTTTTAACGATCACCGTGGCTGCACCTCGCAGGCATCGGACGAAGCTGTTTCGGGTAACTCCGAGTACACCGTTACCACGCTTAACCGTGGCCTTTACTTCGACCACTCGACCGCAGCTTACTTAAATGATATCGGCGACGTTTGGGCAAACATGTATGCAGGCATTGCCGTAACCAACAAAATGTTGGATAAGATAGGCGGCGTTCCGGCAGCTACCATCTTCCCGGCGCAGCGTGTTGAAGGCGAGATGCACTTCCTGCGCGCGTTCTTCTACTTCGAGTTGGTGAAGCGTTTTGGCGGTGTGCCATTACTGGTTAAACCTTATGGTGTAAACGATGATGTTAACCTGCCACGTGCATCGTATGATGCCTGTATCACACAAATAGTAGCCGATGCGGATAAGGCATTTACCCTATTGGGTAATGATGCCGATTACACTGCGTCGAACTATGGCCGTGCCACAAAGGGTGCCGCGCTGGCTTTAAAGGCCCGCACCTTATTATACGCCGCAAGTCCGCTTAACAACACAACCAACGATAAAACTAAATGGAAGGCCGCCGCCGATGCTGCCAAGGCTGTAATGGATCTGAACCAGTATGCCTTGCAGGATACCTATGCCGATATGCTGAACTTTACACCAACCCCCGATCTGGCTAAGAAGGAGTATATCATGTATAAGGTACGTGGCCCGCGCGCTATCGACGGTATGTTTGCCGACTTCTCGATGTCGCCAAGCTCGGGCGGCGCGCAGGGACAAATGGACCCTACACAAAACCACGTGGATATGTACCAGATGCAGGCTACCGGTAAGGATATCACCGACCCGACATCAGGCTACGACCCTCAAAATCCTTACGCAGGCCGCGATCCGCGCTTTTACGCCAATATCCTGTATAACGGCCAAACCTGGCAGGGTAAAACCATGGATACATGGATCCAGACAGACGGCACCGGCAAGGTTACCGCCAAGGGTAAGGATATCGACCCAAGCGCTATTACCTACACCGCCACCAGCTACTATTGCAAAAAATACTGGCCGGAGACCTACAACCGTGTTGGCGGTGGTACTACGCTGTTAAACTATATCTATTTCCGTTATGCTGAAGTGTTGTTGAACTACGCCGAAGCACAAAATGAATACCTGGACGCGCCTGATGCCTCTGTTTACGCGGCTATCAACGCCATTCGCCAGCGCCCGGCTGTGAATATGCCGGTTCTCCCCGCTGGTTTAAGTAAGGATCAGATGCGTGTGGCCATCCGCCATGAGCGCGCTATTGAGTTGGCTTTTGAAGACCACCGTTGGTACGATATTATGCGCTGGCATAATGGCCCGGCCACTATCAACGTGCCTATTTACGGTATGAAGGTGATCAAAAACACCAATGGCTCATTCACTTACACGCCTACTCTTTTGGGCGCTACTTTCCAAAAAACTTATACCGAGCAGCAGCACCGCTACCCTATCCCACGCAGCGAGATCTACAAAAGCAAGGGTGTACTGGTGCAAAACCCCGGGTGGAATTAA
- a CDS encoding SusC/RagA family TonB-linked outer membrane protein, which translates to MDKIYKQKRASSRSFKQRRPLKAITLLGILVFSLFSFGAFAQTNNVSGVVRDIKGASIPGVTVKIIGTTNGVLTDAEGKYTLKNVSPTAKISFSSIGYTSKEFTANKTTINVTLEEDNQNLNEVVVVGYGEQKKSTVTGAISQIGSQEIMRSPTPNATNTLIGKLTGLLAVQTSGQPGADASSIFIRGIATYNNASAIVVVDGIERPSFGDVDPNEIETISVLKDAASTAIYGIKGANGVIVITTKQGKIGKARISYTGNYSLQTYTGLPLALGSYDNARLLNQAYLNDAKAAPWSDAELQKFKDGSDPYGYPDVQWFKYLTKKYYGQTQHNFNVSGGSKVAKYFVSAGYAYQDGIFKHFDSPYGIETTPSFTRYNFRSNVDLTLNKDFTVGIKLGGRYSDRYQPAGLLSSSAFSYDTIEGMISRILQVPSFAYPVFLPDGRIAQNPGVGTNLWNPYAVLTRFGTRNDDNNTIESTFNLEYKLGFITKGLSFKTNFGYDSYYSNVQRRNANWAAYVWDRQTGAISLSTDTRNRDVPLGGINAVISGNTNTSLQSGFYYNRSFGRHTVSGLLMGTRQLIQAGSDGSVFTAPPRASQGLVNRLTYNYDSRYLFEFNGSYNGSENFAPSNFVGGDGKSHQYGFFPAFSAAWTMTNESFFPKTDVLTYAKLRGSYGKVGNDKLDSRFLFLTSYSANSSVGFGSANSITNYPTIFIGDNALGNPAITWETGTKRDIGLETRFFHDKLRLDIDVFDETRKDILTNRQSGLLTFGHSYPALNVGEVYNKGYEIELDYGGQKGNFSYGINAQLSYAKNVIRSADEPLGIPDGLKLEGKSVGQFIGYVAEGFYKDAADVAASVKPQGITPIPGDLKFKDLNGDGVITDQDRQAIGYTNRPEYIYSFTPRIAYKGLSLNVMFQGVGHVSSNLILNDQNNGQQMYPFMLNAWTPETAATATWPALHSRGYTGLNNALNSFNLQNARYLKLRTVELAYTLPKSWTDKVKLQGVRVYLNGQNLITWTPFKMYVDPENLNVVNQAFPLQSLYPSSRVFNFGMNISF; encoded by the coding sequence ATGGATAAAATTTACAAGCAAAAAAGGGCTTCGTCCCGTTCATTTAAACAACGAAGGCCACTAAAAGCCATAACCCTGCTGGGGATATTGGTTTTTAGCCTGTTTTCGTTTGGGGCGTTCGCCCAAACCAACAATGTATCGGGCGTAGTGCGCGATATCAAGGGGGCTTCGATACCCGGCGTAACCGTCAAGATAATAGGTACTACCAACGGCGTACTTACCGATGCCGAAGGTAAATACACGCTTAAAAACGTGAGTCCCACAGCTAAGATCTCCTTCTCCAGTATCGGCTACACCTCAAAGGAGTTTACGGCCAACAAAACAACCATCAATGTAACACTTGAAGAAGACAATCAAAACCTGAATGAGGTGGTGGTGGTAGGTTACGGCGAGCAGAAGAAATCTACCGTAACGGGCGCGATCTCACAGATCGGCTCGCAGGAGATCATGCGGTCGCCAACACCAAATGCCACTAACACGCTGATCGGTAAACTAACCGGCTTGTTAGCTGTGCAAACCAGCGGTCAGCCGGGTGCCGATGCATCTTCCATATTCATTCGTGGTATCGCTACCTATAACAATGCCTCGGCAATTGTAGTGGTGGATGGTATCGAACGACCAAGCTTTGGCGATGTTGACCCGAACGAGATCGAGACCATCTCGGTTTTAAAGGATGCAGCATCAACCGCCATCTACGGTATCAAAGGTGCTAATGGTGTAATTGTAATTACCACCAAACAAGGCAAAATAGGCAAAGCACGTATCAGTTATACCGGCAACTACAGCTTACAAACTTATACCGGCCTGCCATTAGCCTTAGGATCGTACGATAACGCCCGCTTGCTGAACCAGGCATACCTGAACGATGCGAAGGCCGCTCCATGGTCTGATGCTGAGTTGCAGAAGTTTAAGGATGGTTCCGACCCTTATGGCTATCCTGATGTTCAATGGTTTAAATACCTTACTAAAAAGTACTATGGCCAAACGCAGCATAACTTCAATGTAAGCGGCGGCTCTAAAGTGGCTAAATACTTTGTATCAGCCGGTTATGCTTACCAGGATGGTATCTTTAAACACTTCGATTCGCCTTATGGTATCGAAACTACACCAAGCTTTACCCGCTACAATTTCCGTTCAAACGTAGACCTGACACTAAACAAGGACTTTACCGTGGGCATTAAACTGGGCGGTCGTTATTCAGACAGGTACCAGCCAGCCGGTCTGTTATCATCGTCGGCATTCTCGTACGATACCATCGAGGGTATGATCTCGCGTATCCTGCAAGTGCCGTCGTTCGCTTACCCTGTTTTCCTGCCCGATGGCCGCATAGCGCAAAACCCAGGGGTAGGTACCAACTTATGGAACCCTTACGCGGTGCTTACCCGCTTCGGTACCCGTAACGATGACAATAACACTATCGAAAGCACCTTTAATTTAGAATACAAGCTGGGCTTTATCACCAAGGGCTTATCGTTCAAAACCAATTTCGGTTACGACTCTTATTATAGCAACGTGCAACGCCGTAATGCCAACTGGGCCGCTTATGTTTGGGACAGGCAAACCGGCGCCATCAGCCTTTCAACTGATACCCGTAACCGCGACGTACCTCTGGGCGGTATCAACGCGGTGATCTCCGGTAACACCAACACCTCTTTGCAATCGGGCTTTTATTATAACCGCAGCTTTGGCAGGCACACCGTTTCGGGCCTGTTAATGGGCACCCGCCAGCTGATACAAGCCGGATCGGACGGTAGCGTGTTCACCGCGCCGCCGCGTGCTTCGCAGGGCCTTGTTAATCGTCTTACTTACAATTACGATAGCCGTTACCTGTTCGAGTTTAACGGTTCGTATAATGGTTCTGAAAACTTCGCGCCGTCAAATTTTGTTGGCGGTGATGGAAAAAGTCATCAGTATGGTTTCTTCCCAGCATTTTCTGCAGCATGGACAATGACCAACGAGTCGTTCTTCCCTAAAACCGATGTGTTAACCTACGCTAAACTGCGTGGTAGCTATGGTAAGGTGGGTAACGATAAGCTGGATAGCCGCTTCCTGTTCCTTACCAGCTATAGCGCCAATTCAAGCGTAGGCTTTGGTTCGGCAAACTCAATTACCAACTACCCAACAATTTTTATTGGCGATAACGCGTTGGGCAACCCTGCCATTACCTGGGAAACAGGTACCAAACGCGATATTGGTTTAGAGACGCGCTTCTTCCATGATAAATTAAGGTTGGATATTGATGTATTTGATGAGACCCGTAAGGACATTCTGACCAACCGTCAGAGCGGTCTGCTCACCTTTGGCCACTCGTATCCGGCACTTAACGTGGGCGAAGTGTACAACAAAGGTTACGAAATTGAACTGGATTACGGCGGGCAGAAGGGCAACTTCTCTTATGGTATCAACGCGCAGTTAAGCTACGCCAAAAACGTGATCCGCTCGGCAGATGAACCACTCGGTATTCCTGACGGCCTGAAACTGGAGGGAAAAAGTGTTGGCCAGTTTATCGGTTACGTAGCCGAAGGCTTCTACAAAGATGCTGCCGATGTGGCTGCTTCTGTAAAACCACAGGGCATTACCCCTATTCCCGGCGACTTAAAGTTTAAGGATTTGAATGGCGATGGTGTTATTACCGACCAGGACCGTCAGGCTATTGGCTACACTAATCGCCCCGAATACATTTACAGCTTTACCCCGCGTATTGCCTACAAGGGCCTTTCACTGAACGTGATGTTCCAGGGCGTGGGACACGTAAGCTCTAACCTGATATTGAACGACCAGAACAACGGACAGCAAATGTATCCTTTCATGCTAAACGCCTGGACACCGGAAACTGCCGCTACCGCTACCTGGCCTGCACTGCACTCGCGTGGTTATACCGGTTTAAACAACGCGCTGAACAGCTTTAACCTGCAAAACGCCCGTTACCTGAAGCTGCGTACCGTTGAACTGGCTTATACCCTGCCAAAATCCTGGACAGATAAAGTGAAGCTGCAAGGCGTACGTGTGTACCTGAACGGCCAAAACCTCATCACCTGGACACCATTCAAGATGTATGTAGATCCTGAAAACCTGAACGTGGTTAACCAGGCATTCCCGCTACAGTCGCTGTATCCATCGTCGAGGGTATTCAATTTTGGTATGAACATTAGTTTTTAA
- a CDS encoding ThuA domain-containing protein: MKKTFTKHNLLKLLSLMLLLGICCGVYAQKPKFRVIAFYTGKADLAHISFVHEANKRFPELAAKYNFSYDSTNNWDNMNAKYLAQYQVILFLDTRPEKPEQRAAFEAFMKSGGSWAGFHFAAFALTPSAVQQNWDWYHNEFLGSGQYVSNTWRPTSAILRIEDKKHPVAKGMPATFKASPNEWYRWEKDLTKNPDISIICAIDSTSFPLGTGPKQHEIWHSGHYPVVWANKKYNMVYFNMGHNDMDYEHKYDNTNKTLSSTFGSEMEEKLIVNTLLWLGSKKKTN; encoded by the coding sequence ATGAAGAAAACTTTTACAAAACACAATTTGCTTAAACTCCTGTCGCTTATGCTACTGTTGGGCATTTGCTGCGGTGTTTACGCGCAAAAGCCTAAGTTTAGGGTAATTGCATTTTACACCGGCAAAGCAGATTTGGCGCATATCAGCTTTGTTCACGAGGCCAACAAGCGCTTCCCTGAGCTGGCTGCCAAATACAATTTCAGCTACGACTCTACCAATAACTGGGATAACATGAACGCCAAGTATCTGGCGCAATACCAGGTGATCCTGTTTTTAGATACCCGCCCCGAAAAACCAGAACAACGCGCCGCCTTTGAAGCCTTTATGAAAAGCGGCGGCTCGTGGGCAGGCTTCCACTTCGCGGCATTTGCCTTAACACCGTCGGCTGTGCAACAAAACTGGGATTGGTACCATAACGAGTTTTTAGGTTCGGGCCAATATGTGAGCAATACCTGGCGACCAACATCTGCCATCCTGCGTATCGAGGATAAAAAACACCCGGTAGCCAAAGGCATGCCGGCAACCTTTAAAGCATCGCCAAACGAATGGTATCGTTGGGAAAAGGATCTGACCAAAAACCCTGATATCTCCATTATCTGCGCTATCGACTCGACCAGCTTCCCGCTGGGTACAGGGCCAAAACAGCATGAGATATGGCACAGTGGCCACTACCCTGTAGTATGGGCCAACAAAAAGTATAACATGGTTTATTTTAACATGGGCCATAACGATATGGACTATGAGCACAAGTATGATAACACCAATAAAACCCTTTCGAGCACCTTCGGCAGCGAGATGGAGGAAAAGCTGATCGTAAACACCCTGCTATGGCTGGGCAGTAAAAAGAAGACAAACTAA
- a CDS encoding glycoside hydrolase family 18 protein encodes MRSYFKTIKKLTSLTALLVICFFMPDVYAQSNSKPVIIGYVGGYRGKVINMDLISAAKLTHVNYAFVNVQHNRAVLSRERTDTVNLKNLSLLKKKNPDIKLLISIGGWSWSGNFSDAVLSDTSRQAFAQSAVAILKRFDLDGIDIDWEYPDMNGAGNVHRKEDKQNYTLMFAELRRQLDMAGNQSGKKLLLTTAVGGFKAFLDHTEMGVAVQYINYINLMTYDYFGNKVAVHHTNLFASSDKDRNDNADKAVKAFINAGVPANKLVMGVAFYGRVFQLNSTASKGIGDSTTQHLRQADYYFIKDSLVNKKGYAMYRDTMAKAPYLFNSETRQFITYDDEWSVDNKCKYVLDHHMGGVMFWEYDSDPKDYLLDQINASFKIKPKPINP; translated from the coding sequence ATGCGTTCGTATTTTAAAACCATTAAAAAACTTACAAGCCTAACCGCCTTGCTGGTTATTTGTTTTTTTATGCCAGATGTTTATGCCCAAAGCAACAGCAAGCCGGTAATTATTGGTTATGTAGGCGGTTATCGTGGCAAAGTGATCAATATGGACCTGATCTCTGCTGCTAAGCTTACCCATGTTAACTACGCCTTTGTAAATGTGCAACACAACCGCGCTGTATTATCGCGCGAGCGCACGGATACCGTTAACCTGAAGAATTTAAGCTTGCTGAAAAAGAAAAACCCTGATATCAAACTATTAATATCCATAGGTGGCTGGAGTTGGAGCGGCAATTTCTCTGACGCGGTACTATCCGATACATCGCGCCAGGCCTTTGCCCAAAGCGCTGTAGCGATATTAAAGCGCTTTGATCTGGATGGCATCGATATCGACTGGGAATACCCCGATATGAATGGCGCCGGAAACGTTCATCGCAAGGAGGATAAACAGAATTATACACTGATGTTCGCCGAATTGCGCCGGCAACTTGATATGGCCGGAAATCAATCAGGGAAGAAGTTATTGCTAACCACCGCCGTTGGTGGCTTTAAGGCTTTTTTGGATCATACCGAAATGGGCGTGGCCGTGCAGTACATCAACTATATCAACCTGATGACCTACGATTACTTCGGTAACAAAGTGGCGGTGCATCATACCAATTTGTTCGCCTCATCTGATAAGGACAGGAACGATAATGCTGATAAGGCAGTCAAGGCTTTTATAAATGCAGGTGTGCCGGCTAATAAACTGGTGATGGGCGTAGCTTTTTATGGCCGTGTATTTCAGTTAAATAGCACTGCGTCCAAAGGCATTGGCGATAGCACTACGCAGCACTTGCGCCAGGCCGATTATTACTTTATAAAGGATAGCCTGGTGAATAAAAAGGGATACGCGATGTACCGGGACACCATGGCCAAAGCCCCCTATCTGTTCAACAGCGAAACCCGGCAATTTATCACATATGACGATGAATGGTCGGTTGACAACAAATGCAAATACGTATTGGATCATCATATGGGGGGCGTAATGTTTTGGGAGTACGATTCTGACCCGAAGGATTACCTGCTCGACCAGATCAACGCATCGTTCAAAATAAAACCCAAGCCCATAAACCCATAA